From the Aquitalea magnusonii genome, one window contains:
- a CDS encoding PepSY domain-containing protein, translated as MKKLLLTALIAAFAAPAVFAAAKCETHPKSEWIKQEDFKKQLEGQGYKIDKFKVSGQCYEIYGKNKDDKKVEIYFDTKTGKPVKSEVQQ; from the coding sequence ATGAAAAAACTGCTGCTGACTGCCCTGATTGCTGCCTTTGCCGCCCCTGCCGTTTTTGCTGCGGCCAAGTGTGAAACCCACCCCAAGAGCGAGTGGATCAAGCAGGAAGACTTCAAGAAACAACTGGAAGGCCAGGGCTACAAGATCGACAAGTTTAAGGTGAGCGGTCAGTGCTATGAAATTTATGGCAAGAACAAGGACGACAAGAAGGTGGAGATTTATTTCGACACCAAGACCGGCAAGCCGGTGAAGAGCGAAGTACAGCAATAA
- a CDS encoding cytochrome b/b6 domain-containing protein encodes MADNTQEIKVWDGFVRGFHWTLAACVLGNYFVLEDGEAPHRWAGYLAALLVLSRVVWGFIGSRHARFADFFPTPRRLQAHWQDMRQGRLHAHAGHNPLGALMMLWLMALVLGLGLSGYLLGTDAFWGDDGMQELHEALANILIASVGLHVLAAVLMSRLGGINLIKAMVTGVKPMPQPDKEQAVPEFEARK; translated from the coding sequence ATGGCTGATAATACACAGGAAATCAAAGTGTGGGACGGTTTTGTCCGGGGATTCCACTGGACGCTGGCGGCCTGTGTGCTGGGCAACTATTTCGTGCTGGAAGATGGCGAAGCTCCGCATCGCTGGGCAGGTTATCTGGCAGCGCTGCTGGTGCTATCCCGCGTGGTGTGGGGCTTTATCGGTAGCCGACATGCCCGCTTTGCCGATTTCTTTCCTACGCCGCGTCGCTTGCAGGCACACTGGCAGGATATGCGCCAGGGCCGGTTGCATGCCCATGCCGGACATAACCCGCTGGGCGCGCTGATGATGTTGTGGTTGATGGCCTTGGTATTGGGGTTGGGCCTTAGTGGTTATCTGCTGGGCACCGATGCTTTCTGGGGGGATGACGGCATGCAGGAACTGCACGAGGCGCTGGCCAATATCCTGATCGCCAGTGTTGGCCTGCATGTGCTGGCTGCGGTGCTGATGAGCCGGCTGGGCGGTATCAACCTGATCAAGGCCATGGTGACCGGCGTAAAGCCGATGCCGCAGCCGGATAAAGAACAGGCCGTGCCGGAGTTTGAAGCAAGGAAATAG
- a CDS encoding response regulator has translation MRILVVEDDPLIGDGLKMGLSQLGFVVDWFRQGREGLAALSAAPFDAVVLDLGLPGMDGMDILSAWRQGGQDVPVLVLTARDALDDRLRGLDAGADDYLVKPFALSEVAARLRALIRRRHGQTSNRLSHGRVSLDPVARTAWLGEVQLELTARELALLELLLSSKGRVLPRDLIEEKLYGWGQELESNAVEVYVHHLRKKLGAGFIRTQRGVGYALGEPA, from the coding sequence ATGCGCATACTGGTGGTGGAGGATGATCCGCTGATCGGCGATGGCCTGAAAATGGGCCTGAGCCAGTTGGGCTTCGTGGTGGACTGGTTCCGCCAGGGGCGTGAAGGGCTGGCCGCGCTGTCGGCGGCTCCGTTTGATGCCGTGGTGCTGGACCTGGGCCTGCCCGGCATGGACGGTATGGATATCCTCAGCGCCTGGCGTCAGGGCGGACAGGATGTGCCGGTACTGGTGCTGACCGCACGCGATGCGCTGGATGACCGCCTGCGCGGGCTGGATGCCGGTGCGGATGATTACCTGGTCAAACCCTTTGCCCTCAGCGAAGTGGCTGCGCGCCTGCGGGCGCTGATCCGTCGCCGCCATGGCCAGACCAGCAACCGCCTGAGCCATGGCCGGGTCAGCCTGGACCCGGTGGCGCGCACCGCCTGGCTGGGCGAGGTGCAACTGGAACTGACCGCACGCGAACTGGCTTTGCTGGAGTTGCTGCTGTCCAGCAAGGGCAGGGTGCTGCCACGCGACCTGATCGAGGAAAAACTGTACGGCTGGGGGCAGGAGCTGGAAAGCAATGCCGTGGAAGTGTATGTCCATCATCTGCGCAAGAAGCTGGGGGCCGGTTTCATCCGTACCCAGCGCGGAGTGGGTTATGCATTGGGTGAGCCGGCATGA
- a CDS encoding ATP-binding protein, whose amino-acid sequence MRRQPTLQRRLAILLLVTVPLIWLVSTGVAVYVAHHEVDELYDTQLTLFARQLLIVNMGEHGDDDLPVLPKTKKLIRGGDRGEAEDDDIGVAVWNAEGNLLLSDGKGRHFSFDASRRGFYSVRGQDDRDEWRLFYLPAPDGSRLVAVGQRQKLRHEMVFKVIEGQLLPWLLGLPVLLLLILWAVRKGLRPLQQVAADLGRRSALDSTPLSENVPGEVLPMVQSLNALFARIAKTVEHERRFTADAAHELRTPLAALQVQAEVMALMPDDAGRQHALQQLQQGIQRATRLVEQLLALSRLDPLQGLPSSQPIDWAAVSRDALADVRRAAADKDMVLDIVWHCAAPGVLPLNGDATLLTLLLRNLLDNAVRYCPVAARIELVLAAGEILVQDNGPGIAPEWLARVRERFFRPPGQDMPGSGLGLSIVERIASLHGLSLNLANRDGGGLQVRLRKAD is encoded by the coding sequence ATGAGGCGTCAGCCCACCTTGCAGCGCCGGCTGGCCATCCTGTTGTTGGTGACTGTGCCGCTGATCTGGCTGGTGTCCACCGGCGTGGCGGTGTATGTGGCCCATCATGAAGTGGATGAGTTGTACGACACCCAGCTCACCTTGTTTGCCCGTCAGTTGTTGATCGTCAATATGGGCGAGCACGGCGATGACGATCTGCCGGTGCTGCCCAAGACCAAAAAGCTGATTCGCGGTGGCGATCGCGGTGAAGCCGAGGATGACGACATTGGCGTGGCCGTGTGGAATGCCGAGGGCAACCTGTTGTTGAGCGATGGCAAGGGGCGTCATTTCAGCTTTGATGCCAGCCGGCGCGGCTTTTACAGTGTCCGTGGTCAGGATGACCGCGACGAGTGGCGGCTGTTTTATCTGCCGGCCCCGGACGGTTCGCGGCTGGTGGCGGTGGGGCAGCGGCAGAAACTGCGCCACGAAATGGTCTTCAAGGTGATCGAGGGCCAGTTGCTGCCCTGGCTGCTGGGACTGCCGGTTTTGTTGTTGCTGATTTTATGGGCCGTGCGCAAGGGTTTGCGGCCCTTGCAGCAGGTGGCCGCCGACCTTGGACGGCGCAGCGCGCTGGACAGCACGCCATTGTCGGAAAACGTGCCGGGTGAAGTCCTCCCCATGGTGCAGTCACTCAACGCCCTGTTTGCCCGCATTGCCAAAACGGTTGAGCACGAGCGTCGTTTTACCGCCGATGCCGCGCATGAGTTGCGCACCCCGCTGGCCGCCCTGCAAGTGCAGGCGGAGGTGATGGCGCTGATGCCGGACGATGCCGGTCGCCAGCATGCCTTGCAGCAGCTGCAGCAAGGCATACAGCGTGCCACCCGCCTGGTGGAGCAACTGCTGGCGCTGTCCCGACTGGACCCGCTGCAAGGCTTGCCCAGCAGTCAGCCCATTGACTGGGCTGCAGTCAGCCGCGATGCGCTGGCAGATGTGCGCCGGGCTGCCGCCGACAAAGACATGGTGCTGGACATCGTATGGCACTGTGCCGCGCCTGGCGTATTGCCACTGAATGGCGACGCCACCTTGCTGACCCTGCTATTACGCAATCTGCTGGATAATGCCGTGCGTTACTGCCCGGTGGCGGCACGGATCGAGCTGGTGCTGGCGGCAGGGGAAATCCTGGTGCAGGACAATGGTCCCGGAATTGCACCGGAGTGGCTGGCACGGGTGCGCGAACGCTTTTTCCGGCCACCCGGACAGGATATGCCCGGCAGCGGGCTGGGTTTGTCGATTGTCGAGCGTATTGCCAGCCTGCATGGTTTGAGCCTGAACTTGGCCAACCGGGATGGCGGTGGCCTGCAGGTGCGCTTGCGCAAGGCCGATTGA
- a CDS encoding phosphoethanolamine transferase, with protein sequence MLFNRSIRPERLTLLVSLGLVLFYNFPFWREMLRIVGPLDGQGVKLLLESFLLVTAFYNLVLSLFNWPYLGKPLIALLLLISSFITYFMNQYGVMIDVHMVQNAVQTDHKEVRDLLTGKMALFFIVLGVLPAWWVCRRQIQWRSPLREGGVRLLTLLVSAAVLLGIAFAAYQDFASLFRNNRQLRHYLTPFNYIQATNGYIQDHYFSGPVVISPLGEDAKRDASWQQHKRKTVFVLVVGETARADHFSLNGYPRNTNPKLSAQPGLINLPNVHSCGTETAVSVPCMFSDIGRDNYSGDKAARQENVLDVLKRAGYNVIWRDNQSGCKDVCNRVTLEDVSGSKDDKLCSTGECWDEILLKNAQQLIDKSDRDVVLVLHQMGSHGPAYYKRYPPAMEQFKPVCQTSELSRCPREQIINGFDNTILYTDTVLSGIIDFLRANQQRYNTGMLYMSDHGESLGENGMYLHGTPYLFAPEAQKHIGAMMWFSDSFQQEVGLNQRCLEGRKAEPYSHDNLFHSLLGLLGVHTSVYNKQLDMFAPCRQSS encoded by the coding sequence ATGCTTTTCAACCGTTCCATCCGCCCAGAGCGCCTGACTCTGTTGGTGTCACTCGGGCTGGTTCTGTTTTACAACTTTCCGTTCTGGCGCGAGATGCTGCGCATTGTCGGCCCGCTGGATGGCCAGGGCGTCAAGCTGTTGCTGGAGTCCTTCCTGCTGGTGACTGCGTTTTATAATCTGGTGCTGTCGCTGTTCAACTGGCCTTATCTTGGTAAGCCACTGATTGCGCTGCTGTTGCTGATCAGCTCGTTCATCACTTACTTCATGAATCAGTACGGGGTGATGATCGATGTGCATATGGTGCAAAACGCGGTGCAGACCGATCACAAGGAAGTGCGTGATTTGCTGACCGGCAAGATGGCGCTGTTTTTCATCGTGCTGGGTGTGTTGCCGGCCTGGTGGGTATGCCGCCGGCAGATCCAGTGGCGCTCACCCTTGCGGGAGGGCGGTGTGCGGCTGCTGACCTTGCTGGTGTCGGCAGCGGTGCTGCTGGGTATTGCCTTTGCGGCGTATCAGGACTTTGCCTCGCTGTTCCGCAACAACCGTCAGTTGCGCCATTACCTGACGCCCTTCAACTATATCCAGGCCACCAACGGCTATATCCAGGATCATTATTTCAGCGGTCCGGTGGTGATCAGTCCGCTGGGTGAAGATGCCAAACGCGATGCCAGTTGGCAGCAGCACAAGCGCAAGACAGTCTTCGTGCTGGTGGTGGGGGAAACCGCCCGCGCCGATCATTTTTCACTCAATGGCTACCCGCGCAATACCAACCCGAAACTGTCGGCCCAGCCAGGTTTGATCAACCTGCCCAATGTCCATTCCTGCGGCACCGAAACTGCCGTTTCGGTACCCTGCATGTTTTCCGATATCGGCCGCGACAACTATAGCGGCGACAAGGCCGCGCGCCAGGAAAACGTACTGGATGTGCTCAAGCGCGCCGGTTACAACGTGATCTGGCGCGACAACCAGTCCGGCTGCAAGGATGTGTGCAACCGGGTGACGCTGGAAGATGTCTCCGGCAGCAAGGACGACAAGCTGTGCAGCACTGGCGAGTGCTGGGATGAAATCCTGCTCAAGAATGCTCAGCAACTGATCGACAAGTCTGACCGTGACGTGGTGCTGGTACTGCATCAGATGGGTAGCCATGGCCCGGCCTATTACAAGCGTTACCCGCCGGCGATGGAGCAGTTCAAACCGGTATGCCAGACCAGCGAACTGTCACGCTGCCCGCGTGAGCAGATCATCAACGGCTTCGACAACACCATCCTGTATACCGATACCGTACTGTCCGGCATCATCGACTTCCTGCGTGCCAACCAGCAGCGCTATAACACCGGCATGCTATATATGTCCGACCATGGCGAATCGCTGGGGGAAAACGGCATGTATCTGCACGGCACGCCCTACCTGTTTGCGCCGGAAGCACAAAAGCATATTGGTGCCATGATGTGGTTTTCCGACAGTTTCCAGCAGGAAGTCGGCTTGAACCAGCGCTGCCTGGAAGGGCGCAAGGCCGAGCCTTATTCGCATGACAATCTGTTCCACTCCTTGCTGGGGCTGCTGGGAGTACATACCAGCGTCTACAACAAGCAGCTGGACATGTTTGCGCCGTGCCGACAGTCGTCGTGA
- a CDS encoding ferredoxin--NADP reductase — MSSPNLTAEKVLSVHHWNDTLFTFTCTRDAGLRFINGQFVMIGLEVNGKPLMRAYSIVSSNYEEHLEFYSIKVQDGPLTSKLQHLQVGDTVLISKKPTGTLVQDNLLPGKNLYLLSTGTGLAPFMSIIKDPEVYERYDKVILTHGVRWVSELGYHDYITKELPENEFFGDIVKEKLIYYPTVTREPFRNQGRLTDLITNGKMCADIGLPQLNPENDRVLICGSPSMLHDLCEILNGMGFKESPRMGEPGDYAIERAFVEK; from the coding sequence ATGTCCTCCCCCAATCTGACCGCTGAAAAGGTATTGTCGGTTCACCACTGGAACGACACCCTGTTCACCTTCACCTGCACCCGCGATGCCGGTCTGCGCTTCATCAACGGCCAATTCGTCATGATCGGCCTGGAAGTAAACGGCAAGCCGCTGATGCGTGCCTACTCCATTGTCAGCTCCAACTATGAAGAGCATCTGGAGTTCTACAGCATCAAGGTACAAGACGGCCCGCTGACCTCCAAACTGCAGCACCTGCAAGTTGGCGATACCGTGCTGATCAGCAAGAAGCCCACCGGCACCCTGGTGCAAGACAATCTGCTGCCGGGTAAAAACCTGTACCTGCTGTCTACCGGTACTGGCCTTGCCCCGTTTATGTCCATCATCAAGGACCCGGAAGTTTACGAGCGCTACGACAAAGTCATTCTCACCCATGGCGTGCGCTGGGTGAGCGAGCTGGGTTATCACGACTACATCACCAAAGAACTGCCGGAAAACGAATTCTTTGGCGATATCGTGAAAGAAAAGCTGATTTACTACCCGACCGTTACCCGCGAACCGTTCCGCAATCAGGGCCGTCTGACCGACCTGATCACCAACGGCAAGATGTGCGCCGACATCGGCCTGCCGCAGTTGAACCCGGAAAACGATCGCGTACTGATCTGCGGTAGCCCGTCCATGCTGCACGACCTGTGCGAAATCCTGAATGGCATGGGCTTCAAGGAATCGCCGCGTATGGGCGAACCGGGCGACTACGCCATCGAACGTGCTTTTGTGGAAAAGTGA
- the rquA gene encoding rhodoquinone biosynthesis methyltransferase RquA: protein MSRNHPPLPCNPYYEGVPDYMTEVYDWAYVNPRRAALLDRNLVVSTLLFLNDQRLMRRYLQQIRPGMRVWQVAHVYGDLVQKAAARVRKHGEFILTDITPVQVEHGVHKLAAYPQARVVRADAANYRLEQPADLICSFFLLHEVPDELKQRIVDNMLSQVPEGGKAVFVDYHKPAPWQPIGWLLKWVNRVLEPFAEALWRNEIASYASDAQAFDWHKETLFGGVYQVVTVSRR, encoded by the coding sequence ATGAGCCGCAACCACCCACCGCTGCCGTGCAACCCCTATTACGAAGGGGTGCCGGACTACATGACCGAAGTTTACGACTGGGCCTACGTCAATCCGCGCCGCGCCGCGCTGCTGGATCGTAATCTGGTGGTCAGCACGCTGCTGTTTCTCAATGACCAGCGCCTGATGCGGCGCTATCTACAGCAAATCCGTCCCGGCATGCGCGTGTGGCAAGTGGCGCATGTCTATGGCGATCTGGTACAAAAAGCCGCGGCCAGGGTGCGCAAGCATGGCGAATTCATTCTGACCGATATCACGCCGGTGCAGGTTGAACATGGTGTCCACAAGCTGGCGGCCTATCCACAGGCACGAGTCGTACGTGCCGATGCGGCCAACTACCGCCTGGAGCAGCCGGCCGACCTGATTTGCAGCTTCTTCCTGCTGCATGAAGTGCCGGACGAACTCAAGCAGCGCATTGTCGACAACATGCTGTCCCAGGTGCCGGAGGGCGGTAAGGCGGTGTTTGTCGACTATCACAAGCCTGCGCCCTGGCAGCCAATTGGCTGGCTGCTCAAGTGGGTAAACCGGGTACTGGAACCGTTTGCCGAGGCGTTGTGGCGCAATGAGATTGCCAGCTATGCCAGTGATGCCCAGGCTTTCGACTGGCACAAGGAAACGCTGTTTGGCGGGGTGTATCAGGTGGTGACGGTTAGCCGGCGCTGA
- a CDS encoding glycosyltransferase family 4 protein, translating into MRILIVTDAWQPQVNGVVRTLTETSRELTAFGHQVEMITPLEFNTLPCPTYPDIRLSILPYHQVAQRIAGLSPHAIHIATEGPLGLAARRYCLRHKLAFTTAYHTRFPEYIAARTRLPLSISYAWMRRFHNAGSATMVPTQSIADDLRARGFSKVVLWSRGVDTQLFTPGTRERLDESQAPRFVYIGRVAVEKNIEAFLKLDLPGSKWVVGDGPLLPRLQREHPDVHFAGVFPQAELARFYRAADVFVFPSLTDTFGLVLLEAMACGTPVAAYPVAGPRDVVGNSGAGVLHEDLRQACLDALKIDRSHVRAVAEGFSWTAAARQFEQHLHPNSPERVAMLKPQAS; encoded by the coding sequence ATGCGCATCCTGATCGTCACCGATGCCTGGCAGCCGCAGGTCAACGGCGTAGTCCGCACCCTGACCGAAACCAGCCGTGAACTCACGGCATTCGGCCATCAGGTGGAAATGATCACGCCGCTGGAATTCAACACCCTGCCCTGCCCCACCTATCCGGACATCCGCCTGTCCATCCTGCCTTATCACCAGGTGGCACAACGCATTGCCGGCCTGTCACCCCACGCCATCCACATCGCCACCGAAGGCCCGCTGGGCCTGGCGGCACGCCGCTACTGCCTGCGCCACAAGCTGGCATTCACCACCGCCTATCACACCCGCTTCCCGGAATACATCGCCGCCCGCACCCGGCTGCCACTGTCCATCAGCTATGCCTGGATGCGCCGATTCCACAATGCCGGCAGCGCCACCATGGTGCCCACCCAGTCCATCGCCGACGACCTGCGTGCGCGTGGCTTCAGCAAAGTGGTGCTGTGGAGCCGTGGCGTGGACACCCAGTTGTTCACGCCCGGCACGCGTGAGCGGCTGGATGAAAGCCAGGCACCACGCTTTGTCTATATCGGCCGGGTAGCCGTGGAAAAGAACATCGAGGCCTTCCTCAAACTGGACCTGCCCGGCAGCAAATGGGTAGTCGGTGACGGCCCCCTGCTACCACGCCTGCAGCGCGAACACCCCGACGTCCACTTTGCCGGCGTATTCCCACAAGCCGAACTGGCCCGCTTCTACCGTGCGGCAGACGTATTTGTGTTTCCCAGCCTCACCGACACCTTCGGCCTGGTACTGCTGGAAGCCATGGCCTGCGGCACCCCAGTCGCCGCCTACCCGGTGGCCGGCCCGCGCGACGTAGTAGGCAATAGCGGTGCCGGTGTGCTGCATGAAGACCTGCGCCAGGCCTGCCTGGACGCCCTCAAGATAGACCGATCCCATGTGCGGGCAGTGGCGGAAGGTTTCTCCTGGACCGCCGCCGCGCGCCAGTTCGAACAACACCTGCATCCGAACTCGCCAGAGCGGGTTGCCATGCTCAAGCCGCAGGCCAGTTGA
- a CDS encoding isocitrate/isopropylmalate dehydrogenase family protein, which translates to MKLCVIPGDGIGHEVVPVAVGVLQAVLPGLQLVFADAGWETFCRYGKALPDKTLEAARACGAVFFGAVSSPMQLVEGYRSPIVQLRRELGCHANIRPTLSLPLTVCRQGIDLIIVRENTEDLYVGDEQFDGEVAVAIKRITRSASLRVARSAFEMARHAGRQRITIIHKANILPRTDGLFRDCAREVAQDYPEIVVDEMLVDTAAMRLAQAPESFDMLLAPNLYGDILSDLVAAFGGGLGLAPSLNLGVTAAIAEPVHGSAPDIAGQGIANPLAAILSAAMLLRIWWQRPELALLVEQAVRATLDAGIATPDVISPGVSTQHLARAVIDRLKQEQG; encoded by the coding sequence ATGAAGCTGTGTGTGATTCCCGGCGACGGGATCGGTCATGAAGTGGTGCCGGTGGCGGTGGGCGTGCTGCAGGCGGTGCTGCCCGGTTTGCAACTGGTGTTTGCCGATGCCGGCTGGGAAACCTTTTGCCGATATGGCAAAGCCCTGCCGGATAAAACACTGGAGGCTGCGCGCGCTTGCGGTGCGGTGTTTTTCGGTGCAGTCAGCTCTCCCATGCAACTGGTGGAGGGATATCGTTCCCCCATTGTGCAGTTACGTCGCGAGTTGGGCTGTCACGCCAATATCCGCCCCACTCTCAGCCTGCCGCTCACTGTGTGCCGGCAGGGAATCGACCTGATCATCGTCCGCGAAAATACCGAGGATTTGTATGTCGGGGACGAGCAGTTTGACGGTGAGGTGGCGGTGGCCATCAAGCGTATTACCCGTAGCGCATCGCTAAGGGTTGCCCGTAGCGCCTTTGAAATGGCCAGGCATGCCGGACGTCAGCGGATCACCATCATTCACAAGGCCAATATCCTGCCGCGCACCGATGGCCTGTTTCGCGATTGTGCCAGGGAGGTGGCGCAGGATTATCCCGAGATCGTCGTGGATGAAATGCTGGTGGATACTGCTGCGATGCGGCTGGCGCAGGCACCGGAAAGTTTTGACATGCTGCTGGCACCCAACCTTTACGGCGACATCTTGTCCGACCTGGTGGCGGCTTTTGGCGGTGGGCTGGGCCTGGCACCTTCCTTGAATCTGGGCGTGACGGCAGCCATTGCCGAGCCGGTGCATGGTTCGGCACCGGATATCGCCGGGCAGGGCATTGCCAATCCGCTGGCGGCCATTCTCAGTGCGGCGATGCTGCTGCGGATATGGTGGCAGCGGCCCGAGCTGGCCTTGCTGGTTGAGCAGGCGGTACGCGCCACGCTGGACGCAGGTATTGCGACCCCGGATGTGATTTCGCCCGGGGTGAGCACGCAGCATTTGGCGCGTGCGGTGATTGATAGATTGAAGCAGGAGCAAGGCTAA
- a CDS encoding UDP-2,3-diacylglucosamine diphosphatase: MQPDTAFTSSRHFRAIWISDVHLGTAGCRADHLLDFLKHNESDYLYLVGDIVDGWQLKKSWYWKQSHNDVVQKVLRKARKGCQVVYVPGNHDEAARHYAGLDFGGIAIRREAEHITADGKRLLIIHGDEFDGVIQHIKWLAYVGDSLYTAILQLNRGFNWLRKQLDLPYWSLSQYLKHKVKNAVNFISDFEKILAGEARRRAYDGVICGHIHKAEIRDIDGVLYGNSGDWVESLSALVEHADGRLEVVYWTTMLSQPEKPPRKKRRPVASAIPGFDSEQPQAGWGQAPAPLGKQQHDNNHSLSDPSQETPCAS, encoded by the coding sequence ATGCAGCCCGACACCGCCTTCACCAGCAGCCGCCACTTTCGCGCCATCTGGATTTCCGATGTACATCTGGGCACCGCTGGCTGCCGCGCCGACCATCTGCTGGATTTCCTCAAGCACAATGAATCCGACTACCTCTACCTGGTGGGCGATATCGTCGATGGCTGGCAACTGAAAAAATCCTGGTACTGGAAACAAAGCCACAACGATGTAGTGCAAAAAGTCTTGCGCAAGGCGCGCAAGGGCTGCCAGGTGGTCTACGTACCGGGCAATCACGATGAAGCGGCAAGGCATTACGCCGGGCTGGACTTCGGTGGCATCGCCATCCGGCGCGAAGCCGAACACATCACCGCAGACGGCAAACGCCTGCTCATCATCCATGGCGACGAGTTCGACGGCGTCATCCAGCACATCAAGTGGCTGGCCTATGTGGGGGACTCCCTCTATACCGCCATCCTGCAACTGAACCGTGGCTTCAACTGGCTGCGCAAGCAACTGGACCTACCGTATTGGTCGCTATCGCAATACCTCAAGCACAAGGTGAAGAACGCGGTGAACTTCATCAGCGACTTTGAAAAAATCCTGGCCGGAGAAGCCCGCCGCCGCGCCTACGATGGCGTCATCTGCGGCCACATCCACAAGGCGGAAATCCGCGATATCGACGGCGTGCTGTACGGCAATAGCGGTGACTGGGTGGAAAGCCTGTCCGCCCTGGTAGAACATGCCGATGGCCGCCTGGAAGTGGTGTACTGGACCACCATGCTCAGCCAGCCGGAAAAGCCGCCCCGAAAAAAACGCCGGCCAGTGGCCAGCGCCATTCCGGGCTTTGACAGCGAGCAGCCCCAAGCGGGCTGGGGCCAGGCACCGGCCCCGCTTGGCAAACAGCAGCATGACAACAATCACTCCCTTTCCGACCCCAGCCAGGAGACCCCATGCGCATCCTGA
- the xth gene encoding exodeoxyribonuclease III has product MQLATWNVNSLKVRLPQVVEWLTQSPVDVLCLQELKMDQDVFPLAEIEAAGYRAAWFGQKTYNGVAILVRSPLQLDDVVLGIPGYDDPQRRVIAATVNGVRVICGYFVNGEAVDSPKYPYKLEWLSKLHAYVADELTRHPQLALLGDYNIAPEDRDVYDPESWHEQVLCSTPERAAFRALVDLGLADSFRLFNQEDKQYSWWDYRAMMFRRNKGVRIDHILITPALQAKAVACVIDKTPRKWERPSDHTPVVLTLAD; this is encoded by the coding sequence ATGCAATTAGCCACCTGGAACGTCAACTCACTCAAGGTCCGCCTGCCACAGGTTGTCGAATGGCTCACGCAGAGCCCGGTCGATGTGCTCTGCCTGCAGGAGCTGAAGATGGATCAGGATGTATTCCCGCTGGCAGAGATCGAGGCCGCCGGTTATCGCGCCGCCTGGTTTGGTCAGAAAACTTATAACGGCGTGGCCATCCTGGTGCGTTCACCATTGCAACTGGATGATGTGGTGCTGGGCATCCCCGGCTACGACGACCCGCAGCGGCGGGTGATTGCCGCCACGGTAAACGGCGTGCGCGTGATCTGTGGCTACTTTGTCAATGGCGAGGCCGTGGATTCGCCCAAGTATCCGTACAAGCTGGAATGGCTGAGCAAGCTGCATGCCTATGTGGCCGATGAATTGACGCGTCACCCGCAACTGGCGCTGCTGGGTGACTACAATATCGCCCCGGAAGACCGTGATGTGTACGACCCGGAAAGCTGGCACGAACAAGTGCTGTGCAGCACGCCGGAGCGCGCGGCATTTCGTGCCTTGGTCGATCTGGGACTGGCCGACAGCTTCCGCCTGTTCAATCAGGAGGACAAGCAGTACAGCTGGTGGGATTACCGCGCCATGATGTTCCGTCGCAACAAGGGCGTGCGCATCGATCACATCCTGATTACCCCGGCCCTGCAGGCAAAGGCGGTGGCTTGCGTCATCGACAAGACCCCTCGCAAGTGGGAACGTCCGTCTGATCACACGCCGGTGGTGCTTACCCTGGCAGACTGA